In Flavobacterium sp. CS20, a single window of DNA contains:
- a CDS encoding DNA cytosine methyltransferase has product MKKPLTYISLFSSVGVGCYGFKQNGFECIATNELLTKRLKIQTFNNKCKYDSGYIDGDITKHDVKQKLLDELEFWQEKHKIKTPDVLIATPPCQGMSVANHKKNDEITRNSLVVESLNHYGLKS; this is encoded by the coding sequence ATGAAAAAACCATTAACATACATTAGTCTATTTAGCAGTGTAGGAGTTGGGTGTTATGGCTTTAAACAAAATGGTTTTGAATGCATTGCTACAAATGAACTTCTTACAAAAAGGCTAAAAATACAGACTTTTAACAACAAATGTAAATACGATAGTGGTTACATTGATGGAGATATTACAAAACATGATGTAAAACAAAAACTTCTTGATGAATTAGAATTTTGGCAAGAAAAACATAAAATTAAAACACCAGATGTTTTAATTGCAACGCCACCTTGTCAAGGTATGTCTGTTGCTAATCATAAAAAGAATGACGAAATAACAAGAAATTCTTTAGTTGTTGAATCACTAAATCACTATGGACTAAAGTCATAG
- a CDS encoding addiction module protein → MMSTIDLRNTIKEYIDTADIRLLKMMKALAESYQNDNQEITLSEEQYKMIDKRREAHLKNKSQSLTWEQVKQNARNVS, encoded by the coding sequence ATGATGTCAACAATAGATTTAAGAAATACTATTAAGGAATACATAGATACAGCAGACATAAGACTATTAAAAATGATGAAAGCCTTAGCTGAAAGTTATCAAAACGATAATCAAGAAATCACTTTAAGCGAGGAACAATACAAAATGATTGACAAACGCAGAGAAGCCCATTTAAAAAATAAAAGTCAATCTTTAACATGGGAACAAGTCAAACAAAATGCAAGAAACGTCAGCTAA
- a CDS encoding mechanosensitive ion channel family protein — protein sequence MNHIIESLIKPTVVLIILVILLIFNSWIFKRFKSTKSNRNIIKGAISLFIVLVSTLSFILVLPIDKALKGQILGFLGIIISAGIALSSTTLLGNIIAGIMNNSMNRFRNGDLIKIGDFQGRVIEKSIFHTEIQLEDSNFITIPNLYIASYPVKLTRKTNTVISTSVSLGYDISREKVEKTLKNATNETGLSDPYMYITNLGDYSVAYKIHGFLEDSSKYFSTTSLLNAKVIDKLHAENIEIVSPAFMNQRRIDNVEFIPKQIASKTKAVNEKPPEDLIFDEAIKSEKLETKKDYLKEIDKKQTALKEKLKDLKDDKDIEKTKSRIKRNDEMQDQIKKNIEEQIKKNKDKAN from the coding sequence ATGAATCATATAATAGAATCGTTAATTAAGCCTACTGTTGTATTGATTATATTGGTAATCCTACTGATTTTTAATTCATGGATTTTTAAGAGGTTTAAATCAACAAAATCGAATCGAAATATTATAAAAGGTGCAATTTCATTATTTATAGTTCTTGTTAGTACATTGTCATTTATTTTAGTCTTGCCAATTGATAAAGCTTTAAAAGGACAAATATTGGGCTTTCTCGGAATTATTATTAGTGCAGGAATTGCTTTGAGTTCAACCACTCTTCTAGGTAACATAATAGCAGGAATTATGAATAATTCTATGAATCGTTTCAGAAATGGAGATTTGATAAAAATTGGAGACTTTCAAGGAAGGGTAATTGAAAAAAGTATTTTTCATACGGAAATTCAACTGGAAGATAGCAATTTCATTACAATTCCAAATCTCTATATAGCCAGTTATCCCGTTAAACTAACAAGAAAAACGAATACCGTAATTTCCACTTCAGTTTCATTAGGATATGACATATCTCGTGAAAAAGTAGAGAAAACTTTAAAGAATGCGACCAATGAAACTGGTTTATCCGATCCTTATATGTACATAACAAACTTAGGCGATTACTCAGTTGCATATAAAATTCACGGATTTTTAGAAGATAGTAGTAAATATTTTAGTACGACATCACTACTTAACGCTAAAGTAATAGATAAACTTCATGCTGAGAACATAGAAATTGTATCACCAGCTTTTATGAACCAACGACGAATAGATAATGTAGAATTTATTCCAAAACAAATAGCTAGTAAAACAAAAGCTGTTAATGAAAAACCACCAGAGGATTTAATATTTGATGAAGCGATCAAATCTGAAAAACTGGAGACAAAAAAAGATTATCTTAAAGAAATTGACAAAAAACAAACGGCTTTAAAAGAGAAGCTAAAGGATTTGAAAGATGATAAAGATATTGAAAAGACAAAATCTAGAATTAAAAGAAATGATGAAATGCAAGATCAAATCAAAAAAAATATTGAAGAACAAATCAAAAAAAATAAAGATAAAGCAAATTGA